Proteins encoded in a region of the Methanobrevibacter millerae genome:
- a CDS encoding rubredoxin-like protein: protein MTYKCGEKPGIGRYVCTNCGEDLHLDKSSKPLPPCSRCGKCTYEKE, encoded by the coding sequence ATGACCTACAAATGTGGGGAAAAACCGGGCATTGGAAGATATGTCTGCACCAACTGTGGAGAAGATTTACATCTTGACAAGTCAAGTAAACCCTTACCACCATGTAGCAGATGTGGAAAATGCACTTATGAAAAAGAATAG